From Algoriphagus sp. NG3, the proteins below share one genomic window:
- a CDS encoding STAS domain-containing protein, with protein MKYSIDKKEQYVIFTPQEEKLDSLLAPVLKSELLTIHAEGFENLVLDMSEVKYVDSSGLSALLVGDREFGKNGGIFIISGVQDHVLKLLKISMLDKKLNLVSSLEEASEAIFMHAIENGEEEEEEEG; from the coding sequence ATGAAATACTCAATAGATAAAAAAGAGCAGTATGTAATCTTCACTCCACAGGAGGAAAAACTGGACTCATTACTTGCTCCGGTATTAAAATCTGAATTATTGACCATTCATGCTGAAGGGTTCGAAAACCTGGTTTTGGACATGAGCGAAGTGAAGTACGTAGACTCTTCGGGGCTTAGTGCATTACTGGTTGGAGATAGAGAATTTGGCAAAAACGGCGGTATCTTCATCATATCAGGGGTACAGGATCATGTGCTGAAACTGCTGAAAATCTCCATGCTTGATAAGAAATTGAATTTGGTAAGTTCCCTCGAAGAAGCCAGTGAAGCTATCTTCATGCATGCGATAGAAAACGGGGAGGAAGAAGAGGAGGAGGAAGGTTGA
- the dprA gene encoding DNA-processing protein DprA, translating to MQSQDHEELRYYLALALAPKVGSGVFKAIIAYSGSAKQFFKLPKGKVAKTPKVGTKLLDLRNQEEQLLRKADELIQESTKKNFHILTPFHPDFPKRFKLQEDSPVVLFAQGKTDLNLERTVGIVGTRSATPYGKSATRKIIEDLAIYQPAIISGLAYGIDIEAHRAALAYNLPTIAVMGSPIDRIYPAVHRKTAESIMGTGALISEYSPGSTMVPGNFPARNRIIASLSDALIVVEAAEKGGALITAEIAYSYDKEIFAVPGNLQSQYSEGCNLLIKKMKANIYTGPNDVAEALFWSKPGEVKTQKTLLDFTNRDADERKILEILQKKGEVEIDFLSISTEIPLGLLSSKLLALEFEGIVKSLPGKKYKLL from the coding sequence ATGCAAAGTCAGGATCATGAAGAGTTACGATATTACCTTGCATTAGCGCTAGCTCCAAAAGTAGGATCTGGGGTATTCAAAGCCATAATCGCCTATTCGGGCTCTGCCAAGCAATTTTTCAAACTTCCTAAGGGCAAAGTAGCCAAAACTCCAAAAGTAGGTACCAAATTGCTAGATCTTCGAAACCAAGAAGAGCAGTTACTTCGAAAGGCAGACGAGTTAATCCAAGAAAGCACAAAAAAAAACTTTCATATACTTACTCCTTTTCACCCTGACTTCCCCAAGCGATTCAAACTCCAGGAAGACAGTCCTGTGGTGCTGTTTGCCCAAGGCAAGACAGATTTGAATTTGGAGCGTACCGTAGGCATAGTGGGCACTCGAAGTGCTACACCTTATGGTAAATCCGCTACTAGGAAAATCATAGAAGACCTTGCGATCTACCAGCCTGCCATCATATCCGGCCTGGCATATGGAATAGATATAGAGGCACACAGAGCGGCATTGGCGTATAACCTACCTACCATAGCAGTAATGGGATCGCCGATTGACCGCATATACCCGGCTGTTCACAGAAAAACTGCTGAGTCTATCATGGGGACCGGGGCTTTGATCAGTGAATATTCCCCCGGAAGCACGATGGTTCCAGGAAATTTCCCTGCCAGGAACAGGATCATTGCGAGTCTGTCCGATGCACTAATAGTAGTGGAAGCAGCTGAAAAGGGAGGCGCTTTGATCACTGCTGAGATAGCCTATAGCTACGACAAGGAAATTTTTGCAGTACCGGGAAATCTGCAGTCCCAGTATAGTGAGGGCTGCAACCTACTTATCAAAAAGATGAAAGCCAATATCTACACGGGACCAAATGATGTAGCAGAGGCGCTTTTTTGGAGTAAGCCTGGAGAAGTGAAAACCCAAAAAACACTCTTAGACTTTACTAATCGGGATGCTGACGAGCGGAAGATTTTGGAAATTCTGCAGAAAAAAGGGGAAGTGGAGATTGATTTCCTAAGCATATCCACCGAAATCCCCCTAGGGCTTCTTTCATCCAAACTCCTTGCCCTGGAATTTGAGGGAATTGTAAAATCCCTCCCTGGTAAGAAATATAAATTACTTTAA
- a CDS encoding MerR family transcriptional regulator: MPYKEREIEKKYHSIGEVAQMFKVAPSLIRYWEGEFDIIRPKKDRKGNRRYTKVDIQKIKYIYHLVKEKGYTLQGAQEVIKAGKEHGFDKVQAVQRLQEIKDFLINIRDEFNAKSGS, from the coding sequence GTGCCGTACAAAGAGCGAGAAATAGAAAAAAAATATCATTCCATTGGTGAAGTTGCGCAAATGTTCAAAGTTGCGCCTTCACTCATCAGGTATTGGGAAGGGGAATTTGACATCATCCGCCCCAAAAAAGACCGAAAAGGAAACAGGAGATACACCAAAGTAGATATACAGAAGATAAAGTACATCTATCATCTGGTGAAAGAGAAGGGATATACGCTTCAAGGTGCGCAAGAAGTGATCAAAGCTGGTAAAGAGCACGGATTTGATAAAGTGCAGGCCGTACAAAGACTCCAGGAAATCAAGGATTTTTTAATCAATATCCGGGACGAATTCAATGCAAAGTCAGGATCATGA
- a CDS encoding DEAD/DEAH box helicase codes for MDQTLKFSDLGISAEILKSVEEMGYTQPSPIQTQSIPFILQGRDVIGQAQTGTGKTAAFAIPIIDLVDSDFNKPQAIILCPTRELAVQVEGEIQKLAKYHRKINSVAIYGGESIDRQIRVLRKGVQIVVGTPGRVQDHINRGTLKLDSVGILVLDEADEMLDMGFRDDIEAILQEMPEERQTVFFSATMAKPIMDLTRKYQTNPEIVKIDRKELTVSNIEQTYYEVKNPLKLELMARLMNVHNINLSVVFCNTKRMVDEVTEGLIARGIAADALHGDLSQAQRDKVMGKFRKGHCKVLVATDVAARGIDVDNVEAVFNYDLPLDEEYYVHRIGRTGRAGRNGKAINFVTGRRDSFKMRDLERYTKATITKMSPPSAAELIELKKAQFIQKVTEQVQKEEDNQIFEATIGQMLAEGLTLDQVAVGLIKIVMGDSVKEMSEQNFSIDTYGGDRRREGSRDGGRFERGGRGDRGGRNERGGERRREFGNREGGSRDGGKRPERAREANMTRLFLNLGKKDRIRPNDIVGAIAGETGVPGRSIGGIDIYDNFSFVDVPSKDADQVINGMKNNTIKGKSVSMEVSKG; via the coding sequence ATGGATCAAACACTCAAGTTCTCAGACTTGGGGATTTCTGCGGAAATTCTTAAGTCAGTGGAAGAGATGGGCTATACCCAACCTTCCCCAATTCAAACGCAATCAATCCCTTTTATCCTGCAAGGAAGAGATGTCATAGGACAGGCTCAGACTGGCACAGGCAAAACAGCGGCTTTTGCTATCCCTATCATCGACCTAGTCGATTCGGATTTCAACAAGCCTCAGGCAATCATCCTATGCCCTACCCGTGAGCTAGCAGTTCAGGTAGAAGGAGAAATCCAAAAACTTGCCAAATATCACAGAAAAATAAATTCTGTGGCAATCTACGGTGGTGAGTCTATCGACCGTCAGATCAGAGTGCTTCGCAAAGGCGTTCAGATCGTAGTAGGTACTCCAGGCCGTGTGCAAGATCACATCAACCGTGGCACATTAAAGCTTGATTCAGTAGGCATCCTAGTTTTGGATGAGGCTGATGAGATGCTGGACATGGGCTTTAGAGATGATATAGAGGCTATTTTGCAAGAAATGCCAGAAGAAAGGCAAACCGTTTTCTTCTCAGCTACCATGGCCAAGCCTATCATGGACTTGACCAGAAAATATCAGACAAATCCTGAGATTGTAAAAATCGACAGGAAGGAATTGACTGTATCAAACATAGAACAAACGTATTACGAAGTCAAAAATCCATTGAAACTGGAATTGATGGCCCGTTTGATGAACGTTCACAATATCAACCTAAGCGTGGTATTCTGTAATACCAAAAGAATGGTGGATGAGGTTACCGAAGGCTTGATAGCAAGAGGAATTGCTGCTGACGCCCTTCACGGTGATCTTTCCCAAGCTCAGCGGGACAAAGTAATGGGCAAGTTCCGTAAAGGACACTGCAAAGTACTTGTCGCAACTGACGTAGCTGCAAGAGGAATTGACGTAGATAATGTAGAGGCTGTATTCAACTACGATCTTCCATTGGACGAAGAATATTACGTGCACAGAATCGGACGTACTGGCCGTGCAGGAAGAAATGGTAAAGCCATCAACTTCGTAACAGGCAGAAGAGACAGCTTCAAGATGAGAGATTTGGAAAGATACACCAAAGCCACCATCACCAAGATGTCCCCCCCTTCTGCAGCAGAATTAATTGAGCTTAAAAAAGCTCAGTTCATCCAAAAAGTAACTGAACAAGTTCAAAAAGAAGAAGACAACCAAATCTTCGAAGCAACCATCGGTCAGATGCTGGCAGAAGGTCTTACGCTGGATCAAGTAGCAGTAGGCCTAATCAAAATCGTAATGGGCGACTCAGTGAAAGAAATGAGCGAGCAGAACTTTAGCATTGACACCTACGGTGGGGACAGAAGAAGAGAAGGCAGCCGTGACGGAGGAAGATTCGAAAGAGGCGGACGTGGCGATAGAGGAGGAAGAAATGAAAGAGGTGGTGAGAGAAGAAGAGAATTCGGAAACCGTGAAGGAGGATCTAGAGATGGTGGTAAAAGACCTGAAAGAGCCCGTGAAGCGAATATGACCCGCTTATTCTTGAATCTTGGTAAAAAAGACAGAATCCGCCCAAATGATATCGTAGGTGCGATTGCCGGTGAGACTGGTGTCCCAGGACGAAGCATCGGAGGAATCGATATCTATGACAACTTCTCTTTTGTGGATGTTCCTTCTAAAGATGCAGATCAGGTGATCAACGGAATGAAAAACAACACCATCAAAGGCAAAAGTGTCAGTATGGAAGTTTCAAAAGGATAA
- a CDS encoding phosphoribosylaminoimidazolesuccinocarboxamide synthase, with the protein MSNAIKETHFQFPGQQGFYKGKVRDVYMFDKELVVVASDRISAFDVVLPRAIPYKGQVLNQIAAKFLAATADIVPNWVTSTPDPNVTIGTRCEPFKVEMVIRGYMSGHAAREYKAGKRMLCGVAMPDGMRENDAFPEPIITPTTKADEGHDEDISRKEILRQGIVSETDYLQLEKYTRALFQRGQEMANEMGLILVDTKYEFGKFGDKILLIDEIHTPDSSRYFYADGYEENQEKGIAQKQLSKEFVRQWLIANGFQGKDGQSVPEMTDEIVESISDRYIELFEKITGEKFQKANTTEIESRIEKAILTHLG; encoded by the coding sequence ATGAGTAACGCAATCAAAGAAACCCATTTTCAGTTCCCAGGTCAACAGGGATTTTACAAAGGCAAAGTGCGTGACGTCTATATGTTTGACAAAGAACTGGTTGTGGTAGCATCTGACAGGATTTCCGCCTTTGACGTAGTTCTGCCTCGGGCCATACCTTATAAAGGCCAAGTCTTGAACCAGATTGCGGCCAAGTTTCTTGCAGCTACAGCTGACATAGTCCCCAACTGGGTCACCTCCACTCCTGATCCCAACGTCACTATAGGTACGCGCTGTGAACCGTTTAAAGTAGAAATGGTGATCCGAGGATACATGTCCGGTCATGCGGCCAGGGAGTATAAAGCCGGCAAACGTATGTTATGCGGTGTGGCCATGCCAGACGGTATGCGTGAAAACGACGCTTTCCCAGAACCGATCATCACTCCTACTACCAAAGCGGACGAAGGACATGATGAGGATATTTCCCGCAAAGAAATACTCAGGCAGGGAATTGTCAGCGAGACAGATTATCTGCAATTGGAAAAATACACGAGAGCGTTATTCCAGAGAGGTCAGGAAATGGCCAATGAAATGGGGTTAATCTTAGTGGACACCAAATATGAGTTTGGGAAGTTCGGAGATAAAATATTGTTGATCGACGAAATCCATACCCCTGATTCTTCCCGGTACTTCTATGCAGATGGGTATGAAGAAAATCAGGAAAAGGGTATAGCCCAAAAGCAACTTAGCAAAGAATTCGTGAGACAGTGGCTAATAGCCAATGGATTTCAGGGCAAGGACGGACAATCTGTGCCGGAAATGACTGATGAAATTGTAGAAAGCATCTCTGATCGCTATATTGAGCTATTCGAAAAAATTACCGGAGAAAAATTCCAAAAGGCAAATACAACGGAAATTGAGTCTAGAATAGAAAAGGCTATCCTTACCCATCTAGGCTAA
- a CDS encoding hydroxymethylglutaryl-CoA lyase encodes MIKLIECPRDAMQGLPVFIDTAIKAAYINQLLEVGFDTVDFGSFVSPKAVPQLRDTAEVLELLDLHQSKSKLLAIVANVRGASDALLFPQIDYLGFPLSASETFQQRNTNASIGKALGMVEEIQNLCEVKGKTLVTYLSMGFGNPYGDPYSAEVIAGLVEKLDQLEVKIVSLSDTVGLASPDSIKKLLQAQISEFPHIEFGAHLHSRADSIAEKINAGVEVGCRRFDGALVGFGGCPMADDELVGNIATESMIECLESKGYELNLNKTELAEALKLAKFVFNQ; translated from the coding sequence ATGATTAAATTGATAGAATGTCCACGGGATGCCATGCAAGGTTTGCCCGTATTCATAGATACTGCTATAAAAGCTGCTTATATCAATCAACTCCTGGAAGTTGGGTTTGATACCGTTGATTTTGGGAGTTTTGTGAGTCCAAAGGCAGTCCCTCAATTGAGGGACACCGCTGAGGTGTTGGAATTACTCGATTTACACCAGTCAAAAAGCAAACTACTGGCAATAGTGGCAAATGTTAGGGGAGCAAGCGACGCTTTGCTTTTCCCTCAAATTGATTACTTGGGATTTCCACTGTCTGCGTCTGAGACTTTTCAGCAAAGAAATACAAATGCAAGCATAGGAAAAGCGTTGGGTATGGTAGAGGAAATCCAGAATCTGTGCGAAGTGAAAGGGAAGACATTGGTAACTTATTTAAGTATGGGCTTTGGCAATCCCTATGGTGATCCCTACTCCGCAGAAGTCATTGCCGGATTGGTGGAAAAGCTGGATCAGCTGGAGGTGAAAATCGTGTCTTTGTCTGATACAGTAGGACTGGCATCTCCTGATTCTATCAAAAAACTCTTGCAGGCACAGATATCAGAATTTCCCCATATTGAATTTGGAGCACACCTTCACAGCAGAGCGGATAGTATCGCAGAAAAGATTAATGCAGGTGTTGAGGTGGGTTGCCGTCGCTTTGATGGAGCTTTAGTCGGCTTCGGAGGTTGCCCTATGGCAGACGATGAGTTGGTAGGTAATATTGCCACAGAATCTATGATTGAATGTCTGGAATCAAAAGGCTATGAACTTAACCTGAATAAAACAGAACTTGCTGAAGCATTGAAGTTGGCCAAGTTTGTTTTCAACCAATAG
- the metF gene encoding methylenetetrahydrofolate reductase [NAD(P)H], which produces MKITEHLGNAKSTLFSFEILPPLKGQSLNQLLEGIAPLMDFNPPFVDVTYHREEYIYKKHPNGLLEKISTKKRPGTVGICAAIMNRFQVDAVPHILCGGFTKEETENALIDLNFIGVENVLALRGDAPKTEGKFIPEADGHGYASQLVEQIIRMNEGRYLHEETEIGFQTDFCVGVAGYPEKHFEAPSMRFDLKYLKEKIDKGAEYIVTQMFFDNEKYFQFVDDVRAAGITAPIIPGIKPITTLNQITMLPRTFFLDLPDPLMDELEKCKNNADVKEVGIKWAIEQCKELVRKNVPSLHFYTMSKADTTYKIAKEIF; this is translated from the coding sequence ATGAAAATAACCGAACACTTAGGAAACGCCAAAAGCACGCTGTTTTCCTTTGAAATTTTACCTCCCCTAAAAGGCCAAAGTCTCAATCAATTGTTGGAAGGTATTGCTCCATTGATGGATTTCAACCCTCCATTTGTAGATGTAACCTACCACAGAGAAGAATACATTTATAAGAAGCATCCCAATGGATTATTGGAAAAAATAAGCACTAAAAAGCGCCCAGGCACTGTAGGGATCTGCGCTGCTATTATGAATCGATTTCAGGTAGATGCTGTTCCGCATATCCTCTGTGGAGGATTCACAAAGGAAGAAACTGAAAATGCGCTGATAGACTTAAACTTCATCGGTGTAGAGAATGTGCTGGCACTCAGGGGAGATGCTCCGAAGACTGAGGGGAAATTCATTCCAGAAGCAGATGGGCATGGCTATGCCAGCCAGCTGGTGGAGCAGATCATTAGGATGAATGAAGGAAGATACCTACATGAAGAAACTGAAATTGGATTCCAAACTGATTTTTGTGTAGGAGTAGCAGGCTATCCTGAGAAGCATTTTGAAGCACCTTCTATGAGGTTTGATCTGAAGTATCTGAAAGAAAAAATCGACAAGGGTGCCGAATACATCGTGACCCAGATGTTTTTTGATAATGAAAAATATTTCCAATTTGTGGATGATGTCCGTGCCGCCGGTATTACGGCTCCTATTATTCCTGGTATAAAACCCATTACGACCTTAAATCAGATTACCATGCTTCCAAGAACCTTCTTTTTGGATTTGCCTGATCCGCTGATGGATGAGTTGGAAAAGTGTAAGAATAATGCCGATGTGAAAGAAGTAGGAATAAAATGGGCTATAGAACAATGTAAGGAACTAGTCCGTAAAAACGTACCTTCCCTGCATTTCTACACCATGAGTAAAGCAGATACGACCTATAAAATAGCCAAGGAAATATTCTAG
- a CDS encoding RsmE family RNA methyltransferase has protein sequence MQLFFQENITPPLITLEADESKHLCKVLRKKQGDHVFVTNGEGTLFECVILEANPKETNLKVLYSSKVEEDTFRIHLAIAPTKSPDRMEWMVEKVTEIGFHELTLLETMNSERSYLKTDRLEKKIISACKQSLKYRIPKLHPVTKLDEILGSGEFEGFQKFIAYVDEHHDHHLFDLAEPNGKYLVMIGPEGDFDPSEIRKAMDCGFNAVSLGKARLRTETAGLAAVQMLQTLNR, from the coding sequence ATGCAGCTTTTTTTTCAAGAAAACATCACCCCTCCCCTAATCACGCTGGAAGCAGATGAATCCAAGCATCTTTGTAAAGTACTTCGCAAAAAACAAGGCGATCATGTCTTTGTAACAAATGGAGAAGGAACTCTTTTCGAATGTGTGATCCTGGAGGCTAACCCAAAAGAAACCAACCTTAAAGTACTATATTCCAGCAAAGTAGAAGAAGATACTTTCCGTATCCATTTAGCCATAGCCCCCACCAAAAGCCCGGATAGAATGGAATGGATGGTAGAGAAGGTCACAGAGATTGGTTTTCATGAACTCACCCTTCTAGAAACCATGAATTCGGAAAGAAGTTACCTTAAAACTGACAGGTTGGAGAAAAAGATAATTTCCGCTTGCAAGCAAAGTTTGAAATACCGCATCCCTAAACTTCATCCTGTCACCAAACTAGATGAAATTCTAGGTTCTGGGGAATTTGAGGGATTTCAGAAGTTTATCGCTTACGTGGATGAGCATCATGACCATCATCTATTTGACTTAGCTGAGCCAAATGGGAAGTACCTCGTTATGATTGGGCCGGAAGGGGATTTTGATCCCTCGGAAATCCGAAAAGCAATGGACTGCGGCTTTAACGCAGTTTCCTTGGGCAAGGCAAGATTGCGTACTGAAACAGCGGGATTGGCTGCAGTACAGATGCTTCAGACACTAAACCGGTAG
- a CDS encoding ribonuclease Z, with the protein MIPDFEVTILGNTSSIPVHGRHHTAQVVRFGQDFLLLDCGEGMQLQARAYKVKVSKINTIFISHLHGDHYYGLIGLLSSYSLGKRTTPLTIFGPKGLDEIITTNFRYSNTKLPYPLEFVETDNKGMNLLLQTPRYDVFSFPLKHRLPTTGFLIKEKHGLRSMIKEKLQENKVPLEAIQSLRQGIDYTDAKGKSYKVKAFTHPLPPLRSYAYCSDTIYNPELKQYIQHADLLYHESTFMEDNVERAATTYHSTAKQAAEIAKLSNVKKLLLGHFSSRYTELNPLLQEAKSVFPNSILSEEGQTYVV; encoded by the coding sequence TTGATACCGGACTTTGAAGTCACCATTTTAGGAAACACCTCTTCCATTCCAGTTCATGGAAGGCATCATACTGCCCAAGTCGTAAGATTTGGGCAGGATTTTTTACTGCTCGATTGTGGAGAAGGCATGCAGCTACAAGCCCGTGCCTACAAGGTCAAAGTCTCCAAAATCAATACTATTTTCATATCCCACCTACACGGGGATCACTACTACGGATTGATCGGATTGCTTTCGAGCTACAGTTTAGGAAAGCGGACTACACCTTTGACCATTTTTGGGCCAAAGGGTCTTGATGAGATTATTACAACTAATTTCAGATACAGCAATACGAAGTTACCCTATCCCCTGGAATTTGTAGAGACGGATAATAAGGGGATGAACCTACTGCTACAGACACCCAGGTACGATGTATTCAGCTTCCCACTAAAACATAGACTTCCCACAACTGGGTTTCTGATCAAGGAAAAACATGGTTTGAGAAGTATGATCAAAGAAAAACTTCAGGAAAACAAAGTTCCCCTAGAGGCTATTCAATCCCTCAGACAAGGTATTGATTACACAGACGCAAAAGGAAAATCATATAAAGTAAAGGCTTTCACACACCCTTTGCCCCCACTCCGCTCCTATGCCTACTGCTCGGACACTATCTACAATCCGGAACTCAAGCAATACATACAGCATGCAGACCTTCTCTATCACGAATCCACATTTATGGAAGATAATGTAGAGAGAGCGGCAACTACCTATCATAGCACTGCCAAGCAAGCAGCGGAAATCGCCAAACTGAGTAATGTAAAAAAACTACTTTTAGGACATTTTTCCTCGCGATATACAGAACTCAATCCTTTGTTGCAGGAAGCTAAAAGTGTATTCCCTAATAGTATTTTAAGTGAAGAAGGCCAGACGTACGTAGTATGA
- a CDS encoding queuosine precursor transporter: protein MNKHQNSRKTNLFIVLGGIFLTNALLAEIIGVKIFSAEKTLGFAPVNWTFFGEYLLDFNLTAGAVIWPVVFITTDIINEYFGKKGVKKISFLTAGLIAYSFVVISVVTILTPADFWLNVNASTPTGDSFDISYAFNTIFRQGLGIIIGSLTAFLLGQLIDVYVFQKLRAITGESKIWLRATGSTLVSQFIDSFVVLGIAFYVFGNWSLNQIIAVGIMNYLYKMVVAIVLTPLLYLGHGIIDRYLGKELAEEMTAEASEDRSFL, encoded by the coding sequence ATGAACAAACACCAAAATTCACGGAAGACTAATTTATTCATAGTCTTGGGCGGCATATTCCTGACCAATGCCTTGTTAGCTGAGATCATAGGAGTGAAAATTTTTTCTGCTGAAAAGACTCTCGGCTTTGCCCCGGTCAACTGGACTTTCTTTGGTGAATATTTACTGGACTTTAACCTCACAGCCGGTGCTGTGATCTGGCCTGTGGTCTTTATTACCACAGATATTATCAATGAATACTTTGGCAAAAAAGGAGTGAAGAAAATCTCATTCCTCACGGCAGGATTGATTGCCTATTCTTTTGTGGTGATCAGTGTAGTCACAATTTTGACACCGGCTGATTTCTGGCTGAATGTGAATGCCTCTACGCCCACAGGGGATAGTTTTGATATCAGTTATGCATTCAATACGATTTTCCGCCAAGGTTTGGGAATCATCATCGGGTCACTCACGGCATTCCTACTTGGACAACTGATCGACGTATATGTGTTTCAAAAGCTTAGAGCTATCACCGGGGAAAGCAAAATCTGGCTCAGAGCTACAGGCTCTACCTTGGTTAGTCAGTTTATTGATTCTTTCGTGGTGTTGGGGATCGCTTTTTATGTATTCGGAAACTGGAGCCTCAACCAGATCATTGCAGTGGGCATCATGAATTACCTTTATAAGATGGTAGTGGCTATTGTGCTTACTCCTCTTCTCTACCTTGGACATGGCATCATTGACCGATACTTGGGCAAAGAGCTGGCGGAGGAAATGACCGCGGAAGCGAGCGAGGATAGGTCGTTTTTGTAA